A genomic segment from Fusarium keratoplasticum isolate Fu6.1 chromosome 10, whole genome shotgun sequence encodes:
- a CDS encoding Pyridox-oxase-2 domain-containing protein → MKPITSSVQRTTQILGHLKQTMSSSRPTQAAPWRSAFLTHVNELDSPTFTLSTLHHDSSTSVTPRSRTVVFRGLWAELPANPKNKAPLNPSLYESDLLTITTDARMEKIPELSPDGSYPAQSGGGGPVEAVFWAVPSRTQWRLRGRAYLLGPDINDPSGAQVREILEKHMRRRNSDDDSSSWDWAKEVTAHFGNLSPMMRGSFRNPAPGTPKTEKPGPGLGLGQKVEDLDDEIARKNFRVVVILPEEVDRVDLSDPEEGKRWNYRLTGDSWEETELWP, encoded by the coding sequence ATGAAACCCATCACTTCCTCTGTCCAGCGTACGACTCAAATCCTTGGTCATCTCAAACAGACAATGTCTAGTTCTCGTCCTACTCAGGCCGCGCCTTGGCGCTCTGCCTTCCTGACTCACGTCAACGAGTTGGATTCACCGACGTTCACGCTCAGCACCCTTCACCATGACTCGTCAACCTCCGTTACCCCTCGATCTCGAACCGTTGTGTTCCGGGGCTTGTGGGCAGAGCTCCCGGCCAAccccaagaacaaggcgCCGCTAAACCCGTCCCTGTATGAGAGCGACCTCCTCACCATCACTACCGATGCCCGCATGGAAAAGATCCCCGAGCTATCCCCGGATGGTTCCTATCCCGCCCAGTCCGGCGGCGGCGGACCGGTAGAGGCCGTCTTCTGGGCCGTGCCGTCCAGGACCCAGTGGCGCCTCCGCGGCCGAGCTTATCTGCTTGGCCCGGATATCAACGACCCCTCAGGAGCACAGGTCAGGGAGATCTTGGAGAAGCATATGCGTCGCAGAAACAGTGACGACGATTCCAGCTCGTGGGATTGGGCCAAGGAGGTGACGGCTCATTTTGGCAACTTGAGTCCCATGATGCGAGGATCATTCCGAAACCCAGCGCCAGGGACACCAAAGACTGAAAAGCCAGGGCCAGGACTCGGCTTAGGGCAGAAAGTAGAAGACCTAGATGACGAGATTGCGAGGAAGAACTTTCGTGTAGTTGTTATCTTGCCGGAGGAGGTGGACCGGGTCGACTTGTCAGACCCGGAGGAGGGCAAAAGATGGAACTATCGCTTGACTGGAGACTCCTGGGAGGAAACAGAGCTCTGGCCTTAA